Proteins co-encoded in one Cytophaga hutchinsonii ATCC 33406 genomic window:
- a CDS encoding MBL fold metallo-hydrolase RNA specificity domain-containing protein, with translation MKLTFWGAARKVTGSMYLLESLGYKILIDCGSDFSDRHKVLTGGLFPFEASEIDLVILTHAHVDHSGNIPALIRAGYRGQILSTAPTAELSELLFADSAYIQRAEKKIANSAPSDYSYKPVDRFIPIAFNKDFELNERITVRLTPVGHILGAASVFVKVEEEGKTKTILFSGDVGRDNYPLLPDPEQSPQADYVLCETTYGNRVHKETEPAEEIVKRIVTEACVDKPGRLIIPAFSLGRTQSLLYTLNKLALKNELPPIKVFTDSALAAEGTNIYSKYSSLMNGEALAIKAQDESLFDFENLDHVKTFKESKNISNYLKPCIILSSSGMITGGRIQHHIRQNIQNPYCTILLVGYAVEGTIGHDLLAGKQTIRFKKRSIPVAAKIIYTDIFSGHTDVNGLIKYLGHQDKAKLKKIFLVHGEHQSMLDFEKRLHEEGYNNIEIPDYGQSYDL, from the coding sequence ATGAAACTGACATTTTGGGGTGCCGCAAGAAAAGTGACGGGGAGCATGTATTTGTTAGAATCGCTTGGATATAAAATACTGATTGATTGCGGCTCGGATTTTTCAGACAGGCACAAAGTATTAACCGGAGGCTTATTTCCTTTTGAAGCTTCAGAAATTGATTTGGTGATTCTTACGCACGCACATGTCGATCATTCCGGAAATATTCCTGCGCTTATCCGGGCAGGCTACCGCGGACAGATTCTTTCAACGGCACCTACAGCAGAATTGTCAGAATTGCTGTTTGCCGATTCAGCCTATATTCAGCGGGCAGAAAAAAAAATAGCGAACTCTGCGCCTAGCGATTATTCGTATAAGCCCGTTGATCGGTTTATTCCGATTGCATTCAATAAAGATTTTGAATTAAATGAACGTATAACGGTTCGTTTAACTCCTGTCGGACATATTCTTGGTGCCGCAAGTGTTTTTGTAAAAGTTGAAGAAGAAGGAAAAACCAAAACAATTCTTTTTTCCGGAGATGTGGGCCGTGATAACTATCCGTTGCTTCCGGATCCGGAGCAATCGCCGCAGGCCGATTATGTGCTTTGTGAAACCACCTATGGAAACAGGGTACACAAAGAAACCGAACCGGCAGAAGAAATTGTAAAGCGTATCGTTACCGAAGCCTGCGTAGACAAACCCGGCAGATTGATTATCCCTGCATTCAGTTTAGGGCGGACACAATCGCTGCTGTATACCTTAAATAAATTAGCGCTGAAAAATGAACTGCCGCCGATTAAAGTGTTTACAGATTCTGCATTAGCAGCTGAAGGCACAAATATCTATTCAAAATATTCTTCATTAATGAATGGAGAAGCGCTGGCCATTAAAGCGCAGGATGAGTCCTTATTCGATTTCGAAAATCTGGATCATGTTAAAACATTCAAGGAAAGTAAAAACATATCCAATTATTTAAAACCATGCATTATTCTTTCATCTTCCGGCATGATTACCGGAGGCCGTATACAACACCATATCCGGCAGAATATACAGAACCCGTATTGTACGATATTATTAGTAGGCTATGCCGTAGAAGGCACCATTGGTCACGACTTACTGGCGGGGAAACAAACCATCCGTTTTAAAAAGCGTTCCATTCCGGTTGCTGCAAAAATTATCTATACAGATATATTCAGCGGACACACTGATGTAAACGGATTAATCAAATACCTGGGGCATCAGGATAAAGCAAAACTGAAAAAGATATTTCTGGTGCATGGCGAACATCAAAGCATGCTGGATTTTGAAAAACGACTGCACGAAGAAGGCTACAACAATATTGAAATTCCTGATTATGGCCAATCGTATGATTTATAA
- a CDS encoding KUP/HAK/KT family potassium transporter — protein sequence MSTIADSKNHGHQKLTAAGLLISLGIIYGDIGTSPLYVMKAIAGGNVISENLILGGLSCVFWTITLQTTIKYVIITLRADNKGEGGIFSLFALIRRRNPNLVWPAMIGGAAMLADGIITPPISVSSAVEGLLIFNKDIPTIPIVLAIIVMLFMIQRFGTNIVGKFFGPIMFIWFAMLATLGLSQLMGNFYVLKAINPMYAFNLLTQYTTVDDKSGFWLLGAVFLCTTGAEALYSDLGHCGRPNIRISWIFVKLALLINYFGQGAWILQNKGYVIKGNPFFGIMPEWFIVYGIIIATMAAIIASQAMISGSYTLISEALRLNLWPKVRVKYPSVKKGQLFIPSINLLLLAGCIFVVLWFGESSAMEGAYGLAINITFLMTTILLAYYLLIIKRISFIWVGLLILMYLIIEVSFLVANLEKFFHGGYFTLISSGILAFIMIIWYTAHRIKRRLTEYVKIQDYFPLIKELSEDTSIPKYSTHLIYLTGADNYTQIESKVIYSIFQKQPKRADIYWFLHIDVVDEPYTMEYKVRTMLADDVIRIDFKLGFRVEHRINLFFRKVVEDMVNNKEVDFTSRYTSLNKRNVIGDFRFVVLEKHLSNDNDLSVMEQFAMDWYFFLKHISISESSAFGLDTSSVTVEKVPMVISPMEAFQLKRVY from the coding sequence ATGTCAACAATTGCAGATTCCAAAAATCACGGCCATCAGAAATTAACAGCTGCAGGTTTATTAATTTCATTAGGCATCATTTATGGGGACATAGGAACATCGCCTTTGTATGTAATGAAGGCGATAGCAGGTGGAAATGTCATTTCTGAAAATTTAATTTTAGGTGGTCTGTCATGTGTATTCTGGACAATCACATTACAAACAACAATCAAGTATGTAATTATTACACTTCGCGCTGACAATAAAGGTGAAGGAGGTATTTTCTCTTTATTTGCACTAATCAGAAGGCGAAACCCCAATCTGGTCTGGCCGGCAATGATCGGCGGTGCGGCAATGCTCGCCGATGGGATCATAACACCGCCCATCTCCGTTTCTTCTGCTGTTGAAGGGTTACTCATTTTTAATAAAGACATTCCCACCATACCCATTGTATTAGCAATCATTGTAATGTTATTCATGATCCAGCGGTTTGGAACAAATATCGTGGGGAAGTTTTTCGGACCCATCATGTTTATCTGGTTTGCCATGCTTGCAACCTTAGGCTTAAGCCAGCTAATGGGCAATTTCTATGTGCTTAAGGCAATCAACCCGATGTATGCCTTTAATTTACTTACACAGTATACAACTGTTGATGATAAAAGTGGTTTCTGGCTTCTTGGTGCTGTATTCCTGTGTACCACCGGAGCTGAGGCATTATATTCTGATCTTGGTCACTGCGGCAGACCCAATATCCGTATCAGCTGGATCTTTGTTAAACTTGCCTTATTGATTAATTACTTCGGACAGGGTGCCTGGATACTTCAGAATAAAGGATATGTAATTAAAGGAAATCCATTCTTCGGTATTATGCCTGAATGGTTTATTGTTTACGGAATTATTATTGCAACCATGGCTGCAATCATCGCCTCACAGGCAATGATCAGCGGATCGTATACATTAATCAGTGAAGCGTTACGATTGAATTTATGGCCAAAGGTACGGGTGAAATATCCTTCCGTCAAAAAAGGGCAGCTATTTATTCCAAGCATCAACCTGCTGTTATTGGCAGGCTGTATTTTCGTTGTCTTATGGTTTGGAGAATCTTCTGCCATGGAAGGAGCTTACGGGCTTGCCATTAACATTACGTTTCTGATGACAACCATTTTATTAGCGTACTATCTGTTAATTATAAAACGTATCTCTTTTATTTGGGTAGGTCTTTTAATTTTAATGTATTTGATTATTGAAGTTTCCTTTCTGGTTGCCAACCTTGAAAAATTCTTTCACGGCGGATACTTCACACTCATCTCCAGCGGTATCTTAGCATTTATAATGATCATCTGGTATACGGCGCATAGAATTAAAAGAAGGTTAACAGAGTATGTAAAAATTCAGGATTATTTCCCGTTGATCAAAGAACTCAGCGAGGATACATCGATTCCAAAATATTCAACGCATTTGATCTACTTAACTGGTGCAGATAACTACACACAAATCGAATCAAAAGTCATCTATTCCATCTTTCAAAAACAACCGAAGAGAGCGGATATCTATTGGTTCCTGCACATTGATGTTGTAGATGAACCCTATACAATGGAATACAAGGTACGCACCATGCTTGCGGATGATGTGATCCGGATAGATTTTAAATTGGGCTTCAGAGTTGAACACCGTATCAATTTATTCTTCCGTAAAGTGGTGGAAGATATGGTTAACAATAAAGAAGTAGATTTTACTTCACGCTATACATCGTTAAATAAACGGAATGTGATCGGTGATTTCAGGTTTGTTGTATTGGAAAAACATTTAAGCAACGACAATGATTTAAGTGTGATGGAGCAGTTTGCGATGGATTGGTATTTCTTTCTGAAACACATTTCCATCTCCGAGTCAAGCGCCTTTGGTTTAGATACCAGTTCTGTTACCGTTGAGAAAGTACCTATGGTGATCAGCCCAATGGAAGCTTTCCAGTTAAAACGGGTATATTAA
- a CDS encoding FAD-binding and (Fe-S)-binding domain-containing protein codes for MLAHLEELKKNIEGDLYFDLTMRTLYATDASVYRELPLAVARPKHKQDVQKIIAFANKYKIGIIPRTAGTSLAGQVVGKGIIVDVSKYFTEIYEINTKEKWVRLQPGIVLDELNKKLEPLNLFFGPETSTSNRCMVGGMVGNNSCGSHSVIYGTTRDHVLEINGFLSDGSEVTFKSVTLEEYQEKLKLDNLEGKVYRYINETLTNKENQAEIRAEFPKPTINRRNTGYAIDVLLESAPFTEGKEAFNMCKLISGSEGTLVFINDIKLNLIDLPPKIKGVIAVHLNTVAEATRANLIALANKPGAVELLDDIVLQCTKSSIEQSKNRTFIQGDPGALLIVEWARETKEEIEALAAKTEKELRAAGYGYHFPLLFDNDINKVWAIRKAGLGLLGNIPGDMKGAACIEDTAVDVNDQPEFIDEFQKILDKHNTKCVFYAHIGDGELHLRPVMNLKDETDRQLMFTITDEVADLVKKYRGSLSGEHGDGRVRAPFVKKMIGEKNYKMICELKKVWDPNDILNPNKIVNAPPMLESLRYASGQHTPDIKTTFNFEKSLGIVRMAEQCNGAGDCRKSSIIGGTMCPSFQATRNEKDTTRARANILREFLTTSGKQNKFDHKEIYEVMDLCLSCKGCKSECPSNVDVTKLKAEFLQQYYDANGVPLRARMIANFAKANALNKNWPWLANFVMGNPVTGSLLKGVLGMTQKRPLPKMSMQTLRTWARKHADELKPAKGHYVGKVYLFCDEYTDYNESHIGVKAIHLLTRLGYEVVVPKHLESARTYLSKGMVREAQKIVRKNIAMLKDLVTSESPLIGIEPSAILSFRDEYPNLVPAEELEAANHLAKNAFMIDEFIANQFDAGKISKDLFTRANRKVKLHGHCHQKALSSVNFSQKILTIPENYKVEVIPSGCCGMAGSFGYEKEHYDLSMQVGELVLFPAVRKADEQTIIAAPGTSCRHQIKDGTGREAKHTVEILFEALA; via the coding sequence ATGCTTGCACATTTAGAAGAATTAAAGAAAAACATAGAAGGCGATTTATACTTCGATCTTACTATGAGAACACTTTATGCTACAGATGCTTCTGTATATCGTGAACTGCCGTTAGCAGTAGCAAGACCAAAGCATAAACAAGATGTTCAGAAAATAATAGCATTCGCAAACAAATATAAAATAGGGATTATTCCGAGAACTGCCGGAACTTCGCTGGCGGGACAGGTTGTAGGAAAAGGTATTATCGTAGACGTTTCCAAATACTTTACTGAAATTTATGAAATCAATACAAAAGAAAAATGGGTGCGTTTGCAGCCAGGTATTGTATTGGATGAATTAAATAAAAAATTAGAACCGCTTAATTTATTTTTCGGACCTGAAACGTCTACTTCTAACCGGTGTATGGTGGGTGGTATGGTTGGTAACAACTCCTGTGGTTCACACTCTGTCATTTATGGTACAACCCGTGATCACGTATTGGAGATTAATGGTTTCTTAAGCGATGGCAGTGAAGTAACCTTTAAATCAGTAACACTTGAAGAGTATCAGGAAAAATTAAAACTGGATAATCTGGAAGGTAAGGTTTACCGTTATATCAACGAAACCCTTACCAATAAAGAGAATCAGGCAGAAATCCGTGCGGAATTTCCTAAGCCGACCATTAACAGACGTAACACAGGTTATGCCATTGATGTGTTGCTGGAAAGCGCTCCGTTCACCGAAGGCAAAGAAGCTTTCAACATGTGTAAACTGATTTCCGGTTCTGAAGGAACATTGGTTTTCATCAATGATATAAAACTGAATCTGATTGATCTGCCTCCGAAAATCAAAGGTGTTATTGCGGTGCATCTGAACACGGTTGCAGAAGCTACACGGGCCAATTTAATTGCATTGGCAAATAAGCCGGGTGCCGTTGAATTGCTGGATGATATTGTATTGCAATGTACAAAAAGCAGTATTGAACAATCTAAAAACAGAACGTTTATTCAAGGTGATCCAGGCGCGTTGCTGATTGTTGAATGGGCACGGGAGACGAAAGAAGAGATAGAAGCACTTGCTGCTAAAACGGAAAAAGAGCTTCGTGCAGCCGGTTACGGATATCATTTTCCTTTATTGTTTGACAATGACATCAATAAAGTATGGGCGATACGTAAAGCTGGCCTGGGTCTGTTAGGAAATATTCCTGGAGATATGAAAGGCGCTGCATGCATTGAAGATACTGCCGTTGACGTAAACGACCAACCTGAATTTATTGATGAGTTTCAAAAAATATTAGACAAGCATAATACGAAGTGTGTGTTCTATGCACACATTGGCGATGGCGAATTGCACCTGCGTCCGGTAATGAATCTGAAAGACGAAACAGACCGTCAGTTGATGTTTACCATAACCGATGAAGTAGCAGATCTTGTTAAAAAATACAGAGGTTCATTAAGCGGTGAACACGGGGATGGCCGTGTACGTGCACCGTTTGTGAAGAAAATGATCGGTGAAAAGAATTATAAGATGATCTGCGAACTGAAAAAAGTCTGGGATCCGAATGATATTCTTAATCCGAATAAAATTGTAAATGCTCCGCCCATGCTGGAGTCTTTGCGTTACGCATCCGGCCAGCATACACCGGATATTAAAACAACATTCAACTTTGAAAAATCGCTGGGTATTGTGCGGATGGCAGAGCAGTGTAATGGCGCAGGTGATTGCAGAAAGTCTTCCATCATTGGCGGTACCATGTGTCCGAGTTTCCAGGCTACGCGAAATGAAAAAGATACAACGCGCGCGCGCGCAAACATCCTTCGCGAATTCTTAACAACTTCCGGCAAGCAGAATAAATTTGATCATAAAGAAATTTATGAAGTAATGGATTTGTGCCTGTCTTGCAAAGGATGTAAAAGCGAATGTCCGTCAAACGTAGATGTTACAAAATTAAAGGCAGAATTTTTACAGCAGTACTATGATGCAAACGGCGTTCCGCTGCGTGCCCGTATGATTGCTAATTTTGCGAAAGCTAATGCACTCAATAAAAACTGGCCGTGGCTTGCAAACTTTGTAATGGGTAATCCGGTTACGGGTAGCCTGTTAAAAGGTGTTTTAGGAATGACGCAAAAACGTCCGTTGCCTAAGATGTCTATGCAGACTTTACGCACCTGGGCACGTAAACATGCAGATGAATTGAAACCTGCAAAAGGACATTATGTTGGAAAAGTATATTTATTCTGCGATGAGTATACCGATTACAATGAATCTCATATTGGTGTTAAAGCCATTCACCTGCTTACACGTTTAGGATATGAAGTAGTTGTACCGAAACACCTGGAAAGTGCTCGTACCTATTTGTCTAAAGGGATGGTTAGAGAAGCGCAGAAGATTGTTCGAAAGAACATTGCTATGCTGAAAGACCTTGTAACGTCTGAATCCCCGCTGATCGGTATTGAACCTTCTGCGATTTTAAGTTTCAGAGATGAGTATCCCAACTTAGTTCCTGCAGAAGAACTGGAAGCCGCCAATCACTTAGCAAAAAATGCCTTTATGATTGATGAGTTTATCGCCAATCAGTTTGATGCAGGCAAGATCAGCAAAGATCTGTTTACACGTGCGAATCGTAAAGTGAAGCTGCATGGGCACTGTCACCAGAAGGCATTGTCTTCTGTAAACTTCTCTCAAAAGATTTTAACAATACCTGAAAATTATAAAGTTGAAGTGATTCCTTCAGGATGCTGCGGGATGGCCGGTTCATTCGGATATGAGAAAGAACATTATGATTTGTCTATGCAGGTAGGTGAGCTGGTATTGTTCCCCGCAGTACGCAAGGCAGATGAGCAGACAATCATCGCGGCCCCGGGTACGAGCTGCCGTCACCAGATTAAAGATGGAACGGGCAGAGAAGCGAAACACACCGTTGAAATATTGTTTGAAGCATTAGCATAA
- a CDS encoding FKBP-type peptidyl-prolyl cis-trans isomerase, translating to MLTISENKVVRLTYELSEDSKKDEVIEKVDADQPATFLFGVGGLLPEFEENLFGLKQGDSFKFSIASENAYGPLDPNALVDIPKEAFTIDGKLQEDMLQVGSILPMRDNEDNFLQGRIVELKDDAVIMDFNHPLAGKDLYFKGTIIDVREATAEEISHGHVHGEGGHHH from the coding sequence ATGTTAACAATCTCTGAAAACAAAGTCGTTCGTCTTACATACGAATTAAGCGAAGACAGCAAAAAAGACGAAGTAATTGAAAAAGTTGATGCAGACCAGCCTGCTACTTTCTTATTTGGCGTAGGTGGCTTATTGCCTGAATTTGAAGAAAATTTATTTGGTTTAAAACAAGGTGATTCTTTCAAATTCTCCATTGCATCTGAGAACGCATACGGCCCGTTAGATCCGAATGCATTGGTAGACATTCCAAAAGAAGCGTTTACAATCGATGGTAAACTACAGGAAGATATGTTGCAAGTTGGCAGCATTTTACCAATGAGAGACAATGAAGATAATTTCTTACAAGGAAGAATTGTTGAATTGAAAGATGATGCCGTAATCATGGATTTCAATCATCCGCTTGCAGGAAAAGACCTTTATTTCAAAGGAACAATTATCGATGTTCGTGAAGCAACTGCTGAAGAAATCAGCCACGGTCACGTTCACGGCGAAGGTGGTCACCATCATTAA
- a CDS encoding porin family protein: MDTIFKKTFLLLFLSASTMLAGFSQFSFGVGTTLGLGYLRSSQLKQGAQVIKDQNPSIENLDYKVRASAQIGFQGVVQYRFAHQWCVVASPGFNLFRSTFNNIFISNDTVSGSEYITHKVLSTATFKSTQLVLPILAKYYIIPDKNYFATAGIQFAYNTGMRLSSREDSITSYYNETDLIASNKVDIDYNKVKVDGYKPFQAHLILGVGTSVLTGYRRNLDLQLSYYIPLTSSHYYTTDAAFSNNTLTNSVYSQDGKNAFENASGKNLDHYKMHMITLTVRYLLYSINK; this comes from the coding sequence ATGGACACGATTTTCAAAAAAACATTTCTGCTGCTTTTTCTTTCAGCAAGTACGATGCTGGCTGGATTTTCACAATTCAGCTTTGGTGTAGGCACAACACTGGGTCTTGGCTATTTACGTTCTTCTCAGCTTAAGCAGGGGGCTCAGGTAATTAAAGACCAAAATCCTTCTATTGAAAATCTGGATTACAAAGTCCGTGCAAGCGCTCAAATCGGATTTCAGGGAGTCGTACAATATCGTTTTGCGCATCAATGGTGTGTTGTTGCATCGCCGGGATTCAATCTATTCCGTTCTACGTTCAACAATATTTTTATCAGTAATGATACGGTTTCCGGTTCAGAATATATTACACATAAAGTTCTATCAACAGCTACATTCAAAAGCACCCAACTGGTCTTGCCTATTCTTGCGAAATATTATATCATACCGGATAAAAACTATTTTGCAACCGCCGGCATTCAGTTTGCCTACAATACAGGCATGCGCTTGTCTTCGCGGGAAGATTCCATAACGTCTTATTACAATGAAACGGATTTAATTGCAAGCAATAAAGTTGATATTGATTATAATAAAGTAAAAGTAGACGGCTATAAACCTTTTCAGGCACACTTGATCCTGGGTGTGGGTACGTCTGTATTAACAGGCTACAGACGCAATTTAGATCTTCAGTTAAGCTATTACATTCCCCTTACCTCTTCACACTATTATACTACAGATGCTGCCTTTTCTAACAACACATTAACAAATTCTGTTTATTCTCAAGATGGAAAAAATGCTTTTGAAAATGCTTCCGGAAAAAATCTCGATCATTATAAAATGCATATGATAACATTAACCGTACGTTATCTGCTTTATTCGATTAATAAATAA
- a CDS encoding MGH1-like glycoside hydrolase domain-containing protein, translated as MMNIEKERIINSETTDSWKKWGPYVSDRQWGTVREDYSKDGSAWEYFPHDMARSRAYRWSEDGIGGISDDQQHICFALAFWNHKDPIIKERFFGLTGNEGNHGEDVKEYYYYQDSTPTHSYMKMMYRYPHDEFPYNQLVTENKNRLRTEDEFDLIDTGIFDGNKFFDIYIEYAKNDVEDILIRLNVVNKYHEDKDLVVLPTVWFRNTWDWEVNADKPSLSSISDNEIRLAHREFGTYNFYLDQQPELLFCENETNAKRVFGQSNGKSFFKDGINNYIVNNDTHAVNRDEMGTKAAGAYRITVAGNNNYVIRLRLSKERIQNPFDNFDNLVHQRLSEADIFYNDLQAHIREEDLKNIQRQAYAGMMWAKQYYNFDVSKWLDGDAVNPPHIDFDVNRSHGRNAAWRHMHCSEIISMPDKWEYPWFAAWDLAFHCIPIARIDPSFAKDQLQLLLDEKHLHPSGQIPAYEWAFSDVNPPVHAWATLRIFQIDRKIRCDKGDFDFLEQSYHKLLLNFTWWVNQKDRHGSNIFEGGFLGLDNIGIFDRSKPLPTGGFMEQADGTAWMAMFSLNMLKISLELSLHNPNYQSMACKFFEHFYYIAAALNNIGENDNSLWDDNEKFFYDLLHLPNGKVQRLKINSMVGIIPLFAVETIIAESYENLPIFKKQVDYFIKEREDLTKNVSRLDEPGDGKRRLLSLLRGFRMKQVLVRMLDETEFLSDYGIRALSKIHKDKPYKYQLDHQIYQIDYEPGTSGTSLFGGNSNWRGPIWFPVNYLIIESLLKYHLYYGDDFKIEYPTHSGKFLTIRDVAAQLGIRLMKLFRKDEQGKRPIYNNYPRMQNDPAFNNEILFFEYFHGDNGSGLGASHQTGWTGLIADMIFKFGYYDQEN; from the coding sequence ATGATGAATATTGAAAAAGAACGCATCATCAATTCCGAAACAACCGATTCATGGAAAAAATGGGGGCCTTATGTAAGCGATCGGCAATGGGGAACGGTTCGTGAAGATTATAGTAAAGATGGTTCTGCCTGGGAATATTTCCCGCATGATATGGCCCGTAGCAGAGCTTACCGCTGGAGCGAAGATGGAATCGGCGGTATCAGCGATGACCAACAACATATTTGTTTTGCACTTGCATTCTGGAACCATAAGGATCCGATCATCAAAGAACGTTTTTTTGGACTAACCGGTAATGAAGGCAATCATGGTGAAGATGTAAAGGAATACTATTACTATCAGGATAGCACACCAACGCACTCGTACATGAAGATGATGTACCGCTATCCGCATGACGAATTTCCCTACAACCAATTAGTAACTGAAAATAAAAACCGGTTACGGACCGAAGATGAGTTTGATTTAATTGATACAGGCATATTTGACGGCAATAAGTTTTTTGATATTTATATTGAATATGCAAAAAATGATGTGGAGGATATTCTTATCCGTTTGAATGTTGTAAACAAATATCACGAAGATAAGGACCTGGTTGTGCTGCCTACCGTATGGTTCCGGAATACCTGGGATTGGGAAGTTAATGCAGACAAGCCTTCCCTTTCTTCTATCTCTGATAATGAGATCAGGCTTGCGCACCGCGAATTTGGAACATACAATTTTTATCTGGATCAACAACCGGAATTGCTTTTTTGTGAAAATGAAACAAATGCAAAACGTGTATTTGGTCAAAGCAATGGAAAATCTTTTTTTAAAGATGGTATTAACAATTACATTGTAAATAATGATACCCATGCTGTAAACCGTGACGAGATGGGTACAAAAGCGGCAGGTGCATACCGTATTACTGTTGCCGGAAACAATAACTATGTGATCCGGCTGCGGTTGAGCAAAGAACGCATACAAAACCCGTTTGATAATTTTGATAACTTAGTACATCAGCGCTTATCCGAAGCTGATATTTTTTATAACGACCTTCAAGCCCATATCCGCGAAGAAGACTTAAAGAACATTCAGCGCCAGGCTTATGCCGGCATGATGTGGGCAAAGCAATATTATAATTTCGATGTTTCGAAATGGCTGGATGGTGATGCTGTAAATCCGCCGCATATAGATTTTGATGTTAACCGCAGCCATGGCCGCAACGCAGCCTGGAGACATATGCATTGCTCCGAAATCATATCTATGCCGGACAAATGGGAGTATCCCTGGTTCGCCGCGTGGGATCTTGCTTTCCATTGTATTCCGATTGCCCGTATTGATCCGTCCTTTGCAAAAGATCAGCTGCAATTATTATTGGATGAAAAACATTTGCATCCAAGCGGACAGATTCCTGCGTATGAATGGGCTTTCAGTGATGTTAACCCGCCGGTTCATGCCTGGGCTACGTTGCGGATCTTTCAGATCGATCGAAAAATCAGATGTGATAAAGGTGATTTTGATTTCCTGGAACAATCGTACCACAAGCTTCTGTTAAATTTTACCTGGTGGGTAAATCAGAAAGACAGGCATGGCAGTAATATTTTCGAGGGCGGCTTCCTTGGTCTGGATAACATCGGGATCTTTGACCGCAGCAAACCCCTTCCAACAGGCGGTTTCATGGAACAGGCTGATGGGACGGCCTGGATGGCGATGTTCTCGCTGAACATGCTTAAAATTTCGTTGGAGTTGTCGTTGCACAATCCAAACTATCAAAGTATGGCCTGCAAATTTTTTGAACACTTCTATTACATTGCTGCAGCCTTAAATAATATCGGGGAAAATGATAATTCACTTTGGGATGACAATGAAAAATTCTTTTATGACTTGCTGCATCTTCCCAATGGTAAAGTACAACGACTAAAAATAAACTCAATGGTTGGCATCATTCCGCTGTTTGCAGTAGAAACAATCATTGCAGAGAGTTATGAAAACTTACCCATATTCAAAAAGCAGGTAGATTATTTTATTAAAGAACGCGAAGATTTAACGAAAAATGTTTCACGCTTAGATGAGCCCGGTGACGGCAAGAGACGCTTGTTGTCGCTGTTACGCGGTTTCAGAATGAAACAGGTGCTGGTGCGGATGCTGGATGAAACGGAGTTTTTATCAGACTATGGCATCCGGGCTTTATCAAAAATACATAAAGACAAACCATATAAATACCAGCTTGATCACCAGATATATCAAATCGATTACGAACCGGGAACTTCCGGAACATCTTTATTTGGCGGCAACTCCAACTGGCGCGGACCTATATGGTTTCCCGTAAATTACCTGATCATTGAATCCTTACTGAAGTATCATTTGTATTATGGAGATGACTTTAAAATTGAATACCCCACACACAGCGGAAAATTTTTAACCATCCGCGATGTTGCTGCTCAACTTGGTATCCGCCTGATGAAATTATTCAGAAAAGATGAACAAGGCAAAAGACCTATTTACAACAACTACCCAAGAATGCAGAATGACCCGGCCTTTAACAATGAAATCTTATTCTTCGAATACTTTCATGGAGATAACGGTTCGGGCTTAGGTGCTTCACACCAGACAGGCTGGACGGGGTTAATTGCAGATATGATATTTAAATTTGGTTATTACGACCAGGAAAATTAA